A genomic window from Salvia hispanica cultivar TCC Black 2014 chromosome 5, UniMelb_Shisp_WGS_1.0, whole genome shotgun sequence includes:
- the LOC125190347 gene encoding cysteine proteinase inhibitor 1-like produces MAPKSLHILLAALSLMAVALVPISAASRGHIVGGWKPIDNPNAPEIVEIAKFAISEYNKQKKTALDLVSVVKGESQVVAGINYRLVISAKAPPPPRPRPIPPSFTPSLGRSPLSSLPSRKLKTDRRF; encoded by the coding sequence atggCACCCAAATCTCTTCACATTCTCCTCGCTGCTCTCTCACTCATGGCGGTTGCGCTGGTTCCCATCTCAGCCGCTTCCCGTGGCCACATCGTCGGCGGATGGAAGCCAATCGACAATCCCAACGCACCGGAGATTGTCGAAATTGCGAAATTCGCGATTTCGGAATACAACAAGCAGAAGAAGACGGCCTTGGATTTGGTGTCTGTGGTGAAGGGAGAGTCGCAGGTGGTAGCTGGTATCAATTACAGGCTCGTGATCTCCGCCAAggcgcctccgccgccgcgccCAAGACCTATTCCGCCGTCGTTTACTCCAAGCCTGGGCCGAAGTCCCTTAAGCTCACTTCCTTCGAGAAAATTAAAGACTGATCGCCgattttag
- the LOC125189096 gene encoding tonoplast dicarboxylate transporter-like, translated as MKNNGAADVDDPKAPLLPLQDPSESGSRGFGSIIRSILTLNNFFILLGPLLCAVVCLCVRLNGGGTTSRNMLGVLAWIFTWWMTEAVPMPITSMAPLFLFPLFGISSADDVAHSYMDDVISLVLGSFILALAVEHYNIHRRLALNITVLFCGEPLNPPLLLLGICGTTAFVSMWMHNVAAAMMMMPVATGILQRLPTGEAQSELVSKFCKAVVLGVIYAAAVGGMSTLTGTGVNLILVGMWKSYFPEADPISFSTWSFFALPLALLIFVALWAILCLLYCRKGTSLALSAYLDRAHLKSELLLLGPMAFAEKMVLVLFSLLVVLWMTRNITDDIPGWGSLFGDRVGDGTASVMVATLLFIIPNKKQAGEKLMDWNKCKKLPWSIVLLLGAGFAIAEGVRTSGLADVLSEMLGFLESAPYWAIAPAVGIVSGVITEFTSNNATTTLVVPLLIQIAKSMHLHPLLLMVPGAIGAQFAFLLPTGTPSNIVGFSTGHIQISDMVVAGTPLKVAGILALSIMMPTLGAYVFGTDEPMLNFSWSKM; from the exons ATGAAGAACAACGGCGCGGCTGACGTGGATGACCCGAAAGCCCCACTTCTTCCGCTCCAAGATCCGTCTGAGAGCGGATCGCGGGGCTTCGGTTCAATCATAAGATCCATTTTGACATTGAACAACTTCTTCATCCTGCTAGGTCCGTTACTCTGCGCCGTGGTATGTCTGTGCGTGAGGTTGAACGGCGGCGGCACCACCAGCCGGAATATGCTGGGGGTGCTGGCGTGGATCTTCACGTGGTGGATGACGGAGGCGGTGCCGATGCCGATAACTTCGATGGCGCCGCTCTTCCTCTTCCCCCTGTTCGGAATCTCCTCCGCCGACGACGTCGCCCATTCCTACATGGATGACGTCATCTCCCTCGTGCTCGGCAGCTTCATCCTCGCCCTTGCTGTTGAGCATTACAACATTCATAGGAGATTAGCTCTCAAT ATAACAGTATTATTCTGCGGCGAGCCGCTGAATCCTCCGCTTCTGCTGCTGGGAATATGTGGTACGACAGCATTCGTGAGCATGTGGATGCACAACGTGGCAGCggcgatgatgatgatgcCCGTGGCAACCGGAATCCTGCAGCGGTTGCCCACGGGCGAGGCTCAGTCGGAGCTGGTGTCGAAATTCTGCAAGGCGGTGGTGCTTGGGGTGATATACGCGGCGGCAGTGGGCGGGATGAGCACTCTCACAGGGACAGGTGTCAACCTCATATTGGTGGGAATGTGGAAGAGCTATTTTCCGGAAGCCGATCCCATCAGCTTCAGCACCTGGTCTTTCTTTGCCCTTCCTCTCGCCTTGCTTATTTTTGTTGCGCTTTGGGCCATCCTCTGCTTGCTCTACTGCAGAAAAGGCACCAGCCTCGCCCTCTCTGCTTACTTGGACAGAGCCCACTTGAAGAGCGAGCTCCTTCTTCTTG GTCCAATGGCCTTTGCAGAAAAGATGGTACTTGTTCTGTTCTCG CTTTTGGTAGTATTGTGGATGACGCGGAACATAACGGACGACATACCTGGCTGGGGATCTCTGTTTGGCGACCGTGTGGGCGATGGAACTGCCAGT GTGATGGTGGCGACGCTACTATTCATAATCCCAAACAAAAAACAGGCAGGTGAGAAGCTAATGGACTGGAACAAATGCAAGAAGCTGCCGTGGAGCATTGTTCTGCTTTTGGGGGCAGGGTTCGCCATCGCCGAGGGTGTCCGGACGAGCGGGCTAGCAGACGTGCTCTCGGAGATGCTCGGGTTCCTGGAGAGTGCGCCGTACTGGGCCATAGCTCCCGCGGTGGGCATTGTGAGCGGCGTCATCACCGAGTTCACCTCCAACAACGCAACCACAACTCTGGTGGTGCCCCTGCTGATCCAGATCGCAAAGAGCATGCATCTCCACCCGCTCCTGCTCATGGTCCCCGGTGCTATAGGCGCGCAGTTCGCTTTCCTGCTGCCGACGGGGACGCCGTCGAATATCGTGGGGTTCAGCACAGGTCATATTCAGATAAGTGATATGGTGGTAGCAGGGACTCCCCTCAAAGTTGCTGGAATTCTCGCTCTTTCAATTATGATGCCTACCCTTg GGGCGTATGTTTTTGGTACAGATGAGCCAATGCTCAACTTTTCATGGAGTAAAATGTAA
- the LOC125189973 gene encoding cysteine proteinase inhibitor 1-like gives MASKSVPILLVILSIVAVVAATSLDRAGGWKPIGNPNAAQVVAVANFAVAEYNKEKKTSLVLVSVEKGESQVVSGINYRLLISAKDGAAEKTYSTVVYSSLAGSISLRSFDPIQN, from the coding sequence aTGGCATCCAAATCTGTTCCCATTTTGTTGGTGATTCTCTCAATTGTGGCGGTGGTGGCCGCGACATCCCTAGACCGAGCTGGCGGTTGGAAGCCGATCGGGAATCCGAACGCGGCGCAGGTGGTTGCGGTCGCAAATTTCGCGGTAGCGGAATACAACAAAGAGAAGAAGACGTCGTTGGTGTTGGTGTCTGTGGAGAAGGGAGAATCGCAGGTGGTTTCTGGCATCAATTACAGGCTCCTCATCTCCGCCAAGGATGGCGCCGCTGAAAAAACCTATTCCACCGTTGTTTATTCCAGCCTCGCGGGATCCATATCTCTCCGTTCCTTCGACCCAATTCAAAACTAA
- the LOC125187287 gene encoding cysteine proteinase inhibitor 1-like, translating to MAPKSLHILLAALSLMAVALVPISAASRGHIVGGWKPIDNPNAPEIVEIAKFAISEYNKQKKTALDLVSVVKGESQVVAGINYRLVISAKDASAAAPKTYSAVVYSKPGPKSLKLTSFEKIKD from the coding sequence atggCACCCAAATCTCTTCACATTCTCCTCGCTGCTCTCTCACTCATGGCGGTTGCGCTGGTTCCCATCTCAGCCGCTTCCCGTGGCCACATCGTCGGCGGATGGAAGCCAATCGACAATCCCAACGCACCGGAGATTGTCGAAATTGCGAAATTCGCGATTTCGGAATACAACAAGCAGAAGAAGACGGCCTTGGATTTGGTGTCTGTGGTGAAGGGAGAATCGCAGGTGGTAGCTGGTATCAATTACAGGCTCGTGATCTCCGCCAAGgacgcctccgccgccgcgccCAAGACCTATTCCGCCGTCGTTTACTCCAAGCCTGGGCCGAAGTCCCTTAAGCTCACTTCCTTCGAGAAAATTAAAGACTGA